In the genome of Siniperca chuatsi isolate FFG_IHB_CAS linkage group LG14, ASM2008510v1, whole genome shotgun sequence, the window CAAATAAAGGAGCTTTTGATCCAAAGAGGGGACGTCTGTCTGGTTGCACGATGGTGTCTTTTGGACTTGAACTGGTCGGCGTCATTCTGTCAGTGCTCGGCTGGGTGCTGAGTGTAATCAGCTGCTCCTTGCCGATGTGGAGGGTTTCCGCCTTCATTGGCGCCAATATTGTCACAGCTCAGGTGTACTGGGAGGGCCTGTGGATGAGCTGCGTGTTCCAGAGCACAGGGCAGATGCAGTGTAAGGTCTACGACTCCATGCTGGCTTTACCTCCAGACCTGCAGGCCGCCAGGGCGCTCACCATCGTCTCCATCGTCGTGGGAGTAGTGGCTCTCCTCATCGCTATGGTGGGAGCAAAGTGTACCAATTGCATCGAGGATGACGGGGTTAAAGCCAGGGTGATGGCCTCCTCGGGCGGGGCGTTCATCACAGCAGCTCTGGCCCAGCTGGTGCCCGTTTCCTGGTCAGCACACACCATCATAGTTGAGTTTTACAGTCCAATCATCCCCTCTGGTCAGAAGATGGAGATCGGGGCGGCGCTGTATCTGGGTTGGGCCGCAGCAGCCCTGCTGCTGATTGGAGGGTCCATTCTCTGCTGCAGTTGCCCTCCACAGGAGGAGAAATCAATGAGGTACAGCGCGCACCCTCAGAGTCGTATAGCATACTCCGCCGCACCAAGGTCAACTGCTCAAAGCTCCTACAACAGGAAGGACTACGTGTGAGGGAAGAGGATGGGAACGAGGAGGGATCAGGGAGGAtacttttactatttttatatgTATCCCGctgtttgtacattttcagtAAATGTGTACAGAAATGTAGctaaataataattgtattgGTTTAACTAGAACCAATTGTTCACTAGAAAACGGAGCCAAACCAggtggtttgtgtttttgtgaatatttaggatcataaatgtgtgtaaataggAAAGCAGTTTTTTGATACTTTTGAAAAATAGATTTGGAAGCTCTATACAGATGATTGACCAGCTGGGGATaagatcaaatttaaaaagatgTGGCCAAATATGGTAAGAGAAATTCAAAAATTTGCTCTCTGTGGTCAGTTCAGCAAGGAGACTTTATCCcatgtatatttattatttgtgcTGATAACATTTACGTTGTGAATTTTCCATATTGTGCTGATCATTCTGTACATATCAGGTATCATACTGTCAACTATTGTAAAGCAAATAGGGACACTGTTGTGACTGTTTTGACTGTAATGAGTTTTTAATGGCTTTTTTTCTGGGGGAATAATAGTTATTCTTGCTCTTATCACAAAATACAGGCATAGGCTGAGTCACAGATGTGAAACATTAAACAGCCGAGCAAAATGGAGCTCACTTTGGGCTCCAAAGCAAGGTCAACAT includes:
- the LOC122888005 gene encoding claudin-4-like; its protein translation is MASLGLQILGVGLAVLGWIGNILICMLPLWKVSAFIGNNIVVAQTIWEGLWMTCVVQSTGQMQCKVYDSLLALPPDLQAARAMVVIAILFSLFGLLLSVVGGKCTTCIGDKVAKARVAISAGVFFILSGALCLVTVSLPANTIIKDFYNPMVPDAQRRELGAGRLSGCTMVSFGLELVGVILSVLGWVLSVISCSLPMWRVSAFIGANIVTAQVYWEGLWMSCVFQSTGQMQCKVYDSMLALPPDLQAARALTIVSIVVGVVALLIAMVGAKCTNCIEDDGVKARVMASSGGAFITAALAQLVPVSWSAHTIIVEFYSPIIPSGQKMEIGAALYLGWAAAALLLIGGSILCCSCPPQEEKSMRYSAHPQSRIAYSAAPRSTAQSSYNRKDYV